The following coding sequences lie in one Flavobacterium cyclinae genomic window:
- a CDS encoding ABC transporter permease, which produces MNLSLYIAKRYAVSFSKNKAINIITGIASVGIIASTMALFIFLSVFSGLKIFSLNFANVSDPDLKIETSIGKTFFVDQNQENLLKKSKNIASFSKIVEERVYFMYDNKEMVAHIKGVDDNFIKVTDFNKHLYAGEWFENNSENIVVGADISRKLGLGLFDYNNGLESYAPKPGKGNIENPNEAFNKILLFPSGIYSINEELDGKYVFCSIDIAKQFLELKENEITNLEIKLYPNASENSAREELSRILGKSITIKNRAQLNDSLYKMLQSENLFIYLFSTLVVILTLFCLAGAIVMIIIDKKDNLKTLYHLGVNQRSIRKIFFTQGIIITSFGLTLGLILAIAIIVLQQEFSIIMITPTMPYPVHFEWENTIIVISTILVLGIISSWIASGTVNNTLLQE; this is translated from the coding sequence GTGAACCTTTCCTTATATATAGCCAAACGATATGCTGTAAGTTTCAGCAAAAATAAAGCAATCAATATTATTACCGGAATTGCTTCTGTTGGAATTATAGCCAGCACTATGGCCTTGTTTATATTCCTATCTGTATTTAGCGGTTTAAAAATCTTTAGTTTGAATTTTGCCAATGTTTCTGATCCAGACTTAAAAATTGAAACTAGTATTGGGAAAACTTTTTTTGTTGATCAAAATCAAGAAAACTTGCTCAAAAAAAGTAAAAACATTGCTTCATTTAGTAAAATTGTAGAGGAACGGGTGTATTTTATGTATGACAACAAAGAAATGGTTGCTCATATAAAAGGTGTAGACGATAATTTTATTAAAGTTACAGACTTTAACAAACATTTATATGCTGGAGAATGGTTTGAAAACAATTCTGAAAATATTGTTGTTGGAGCAGATATTAGTAGAAAATTAGGATTGGGATTATTTGATTATAATAATGGTTTAGAATCCTATGCACCAAAACCTGGTAAAGGCAATATTGAAAACCCAAACGAAGCATTTAATAAAATTTTATTATTCCCTTCAGGCATTTATTCTATTAATGAAGAATTAGATGGCAAATATGTCTTTTGTTCAATAGATATTGCAAAACAATTTTTAGAATTAAAAGAAAATGAGATTACAAATCTAGAAATCAAGTTATATCCTAATGCAAGTGAAAATTCTGCTAGAGAAGAACTATCCAGAATTTTAGGAAAATCTATCACTATTAAAAATAGAGCCCAACTAAATGACTCGCTCTATAAAATGCTTCAATCTGAAAATTTATTTATTTATTTATTTAGCACATTAGTAGTTATACTTACTTTATTTTGTTTAGCTGGCGCTATAGTAATGATTATTATTGATAAAAAAGACAACCTTAAAACCTTATATCATTTAGGGGTAAATCAAAGATCGATACGTAAAATATTTTTCACCCAAGGAATTATTATTACTTCTTTTGGGTTAACATTAGGCTTAATTTTAGCAATTGCAATAATTGTACTCCAACAAGAATTTTCAATCATAATGATTACACCCACCATGCCTTATCCAGTTCATTTTGAATGGGAAAATACAATAATTGTGATTTCTACTATACTTGTTTTGGGTATTATTTCTTCTTGGATTGCCTCTGGAACAGTAAACAACACCTTACTACAAGAATAA
- a CDS encoding ribose-phosphate pyrophosphokinase: MLYQEPEAKIFACSQSVYLAEQIAEKYGVSLGKVTFSKYSDGEFQPSFEESIRGLRVFLVCSTFPSSDNLMELLLMIDAAKRASARHITAVIPYFGWARQDRKDKPRVPIGAKLVAKLLEAAGATRIMTMDLHADQIQGFFEKPVDHLFASTIFLPYVRSLNLENLTIASPDMGGSKRAYAYSKFLESDVVVCYKQRKKANVIDTMELIGEVKGRNVILVDDMIDTGGTLAKAADVMMEKGALSVRAICTHPILSGEAYEKIENSKLLELIVTDSIPLKKESKKIKVVSCAPLFAEVMHMVQNNNSISGKFLM; this comes from the coding sequence ATGCTGTATCAAGAACCAGAAGCAAAAATTTTTGCATGTTCTCAGAGTGTGTATTTAGCTGAACAAATTGCTGAAAAGTATGGAGTTTCGCTAGGTAAAGTAACGTTCTCTAAATATAGTGACGGCGAATTTCAGCCTTCTTTTGAAGAATCAATAAGAGGATTGCGCGTATTCCTTGTTTGTTCAACTTTCCCAAGTTCGGACAATTTAATGGAATTATTGTTAATGATAGATGCGGCAAAAAGAGCATCTGCAAGACATATTACTGCGGTTATACCTTATTTTGGTTGGGCAAGACAAGACAGAAAAGACAAACCAAGAGTACCAATTGGAGCTAAGTTAGTTGCAAAACTATTAGAAGCTGCTGGAGCAACCCGAATTATGACTATGGATTTACATGCAGATCAAATTCAAGGGTTCTTTGAAAAACCAGTAGATCACTTATTTGCTTCTACTATCTTTTTACCTTATGTGAGAAGTTTGAATTTAGAAAATTTAACTATCGCATCACCAGATATGGGAGGTTCAAAAAGAGCTTATGCGTATTCTAAATTTTTAGAATCTGACGTTGTAGTTTGTTACAAGCAAAGAAAGAAAGCCAATGTAATCGACACCATGGAGCTTATTGGAGAAGTAAAAGGCAGAAATGTTATTTTAGTTGACGATATGATTGACACTGGAGGAACATTAGCAAAAGCAGCTGATGTAATGATGGAAAAAGGAGCATTAAGTGTTAGAGCAATATGTACGCATCCAATATTATCAGGTGAGGCATATGAAAAAATAGAAAATTCTAAATTATTAGAATTAATTGTTACCGATTCTATTCCTTTAAAGAAAGAATCTAAAAAAATTAAAGTTGTAAGTTGTGCACCATTATTTGCAGAAGTTATGCACATGGTTCAAAACAACAACTCAATTAGTGGTAAATTTTTGATGTAA
- a CDS encoding 50S ribosomal protein L25/general stress protein Ctc produces MKSITIKGSERENVGKKATKAVRDAGMVPCVIYGGNQPVHFVADERAFKDLVYTPNAHTVVVELNGTSYNVIMQDIQFHPVSDKILHIDFFQLSDNKEIIMEVPVKVTGTSPGVLLGGVLRLNQRRLKVKALPKNLPDFVEANISELQMGNKLYVTKIETNNFKLMHPDNTVVCQVRISRAAMKAAQEAAKAEKGAKKKK; encoded by the coding sequence ATGAAATCAATTACGATTAAAGGATCAGAAAGAGAAAACGTAGGTAAAAAGGCAACTAAAGCCGTACGTGATGCTGGAATGGTTCCTTGCGTTATCTACGGAGGAAATCAACCAGTTCATTTTGTTGCAGACGAAAGAGCATTTAAAGATTTAGTTTACACTCCAAACGCGCACACAGTTGTAGTTGAGTTAAACGGAACGTCTTACAATGTTATTATGCAAGACATTCAGTTTCACCCAGTTTCTGATAAAATTTTACACATCGATTTCTTCCAATTAAGTGATAACAAAGAAATTATCATGGAAGTACCAGTTAAAGTTACAGGAACTTCTCCAGGGGTATTATTAGGAGGTGTTTTACGTTTAAACCAACGTCGTTTAAAAGTAAAAGCTTTACCTAAAAACTTACCTGACTTTGTTGAAGCTAACATTTCAGAATTACAAATGGGTAACAAATTATATGTTACAAAAATTGAAACTAACAATTTCAAATTAATGCACCCAGATAATACTGTAGTATGTCAAGTGAGAATTTCTCGTGCGGCAATGAAAGCAGCTCAAGAAGCAGCAAAAGCAGAAAAAGGAGCAAAAAAGAAAAAATAA
- the pth gene encoding aminoacyl-tRNA hydrolase, which yields MNWLSNLFKKQKEDSLPMKKFLIVGLGNIGSEYANTRHNIGFKVLDYLAHREGISFQTVKLGEVAELKIKGRTIILLKPNTYMNLSGKAVKYWLEKENIEKENMLVITDDLNLAFGTIRIKTKGSDGGHNGLKNIQLLLNSTEYPRYRFGISDAFKKGQQVDYVLGEWTEEEKEKLKERLEVSSEIIKSFALAGLNNTMNTYNGK from the coding sequence ATGAATTGGTTATCAAATCTATTTAAGAAACAAAAAGAAGACAGTTTACCCATGAAAAAATTCCTAATCGTTGGGCTTGGAAATATTGGCTCAGAATATGCAAATACACGACACAATATAGGATTTAAAGTTTTAGATTATTTAGCTCATAGAGAAGGGATTTCTTTTCAAACTGTAAAATTGGGTGAAGTAGCAGAACTAAAAATCAAAGGAAGGACCATAATATTACTTAAGCCAAACACGTATATGAATCTGAGTGGGAAAGCAGTAAAATATTGGTTAGAGAAAGAAAACATCGAAAAAGAAAATATGTTGGTTATAACCGATGATTTGAATTTAGCATTTGGCACCATCCGAATCAAAACCAAAGGAAGCGATGGTGGCCATAATGGACTTAAAAATATTCAATTATTATTAAATTCAACGGAATATCCTCGTTATAGATTTGGTATCAGTGATGCCTTTAAAAAAGGCCAACAAGTAGATTATGTGCTAGGCGAGTGGACAGAAGAAGAAAAAGAAAAACTAAAAGAGCGCCTTGAAGTTAGTTCAGAAATCATAAAATCTTTTGCTTTAGCAGGATTAAACAACACCATGAACACCTATAATGGTAAATAA
- a CDS encoding zinc-dependent metalloprotease: MKKKLLIFIMAFYSLIVNAQQKSLWNKIDEKAIENETKVRRASSPKEFTLWNLNLQVLKEQLRNAPIRGEFQGTSNVVIQLPNAEGKLERFSVLETPIMEKGLAEKFPTIKSYVGNGLDDKTAVARFSVTEFGLHSMTLSAGKSTAFIDPYTENRLNYIVYNKASLLSDGQTFECLTREDVHLPSLENDRRANALFRADTDDKVLRTYRLAQSCTAEYGNIFRGNTADPIATQKSRVQAQMAITMTRVNGVYENDLAITMIFVANNDALIYIGATNTDPWSNEWNIKTGQTIDTNIGFNSYDIGHNFNTTGGGNAGCIGCVCSTSTNANGGFHKGTGYTGRSNPTGDAFDIDYVAHEMGHQFGGYHTQSSSNCRSGSGLTEVEPGSGSTIMGYAGICPTNVQNNSDAYFTYVNIRDIMDNVKFGVSQPTLPLTNFANNPPTADAGRDYIIPKSTAFMLVGQGSDPDGNPITYTWEQNDPGNPNSTAAPTPTRAVGPMFRSIWGTSSPIRYMPSMATVLTGATSNTWEVCPSVARDLNFSLTVRDNVSGVGQTATDLMKVTVNGVAGPFVVNSPNTAVSWQAGTNQNVTWDVAGTDVNGINAKYVDIYLSTNGGTSFPILLASKVPNDGSEIISVPNTVGTTNRIMVKGWDNIFFDVSNSNFSITAPTSTMNISFNGVEGEQNKSICQGSSVSYTINYQALGGFSGTTTFSASGNPAGTTVSFSPTSISANGNVVMTVSNTAGITPNVYGITVTATSGSVTKSAMFYLDLLNANFGTPSLTSPANNAVGLGTSFDLTWVADPNATSYDVEVATDIAFTNIFIATSSNTNSFSLSGLAEGTVYYWRIKPKNSGCSGVFSTESKFTTGVCSGSLNSIDVPLVIATTANVTIESTLNIPSGVVISDINLTMNLTHTWINDLTATLISPAGTQVQLFARPCTSANIQNIVATFDDSGSTVVCGSNPGISGVVQPTQALSAFNGENSTGTWTLRILDAFNQDGGSLDSWSLNICSVQTLSVDENELSIGDLLVYPNPNNGNFNIQFTSTSGNEIKVNVHDVRGREIFNKSYNSNGLFNESLQLENVQSGIYLVTVQDGSRKEVKKIVIQ, from the coding sequence ATGAAAAAAAAATTACTAATTTTTATAATGGCGTTTTATTCGCTTATTGTAAATGCTCAACAAAAATCTTTGTGGAATAAAATAGATGAAAAGGCTATTGAAAACGAAACAAAAGTTAGAAGAGCATCGTCTCCAAAAGAATTTACACTTTGGAATTTAAACCTTCAAGTTTTAAAAGAACAGTTAAGAAATGCACCTATTAGAGGTGAATTTCAAGGAACCTCTAATGTGGTAATACAATTACCAAATGCTGAAGGTAAATTAGAACGTTTTAGTGTTTTAGAAACTCCAATTATGGAAAAAGGTTTAGCAGAGAAGTTTCCTACAATTAAATCTTATGTTGGTAATGGTTTAGATGATAAAACTGCTGTTGCTAGATTTTCCGTTACTGAGTTTGGTTTGCATTCTATGACATTGTCTGCAGGAAAAAGTACGGCGTTCATAGATCCATATACCGAAAACAGATTAAATTACATTGTATATAACAAAGCAAGTTTATTGTCAGATGGACAAACTTTTGAGTGTTTAACAAGAGAAGATGTTCATTTACCTTCATTAGAAAACGACAGAAGAGCAAATGCATTATTTAGAGCGGATACTGACGATAAAGTATTAAGAACGTATCGATTAGCTCAGTCTTGTACTGCAGAGTACGGAAATATCTTTAGAGGAAATACTGCCGATCCAATTGCTACTCAAAAATCTAGAGTACAAGCTCAAATGGCTATAACTATGACTCGTGTTAATGGAGTTTATGAAAATGACTTAGCCATAACTATGATTTTTGTGGCAAATAATGATGCTTTAATATATATAGGCGCAACAAATACTGATCCTTGGAGCAATGAATGGAATATTAAAACAGGGCAAACCATTGATACAAATATTGGATTCAATAGCTATGATATCGGTCACAATTTTAATACAACTGGTGGAGGAAATGCAGGCTGCATTGGGTGTGTATGTAGTACAAGTACTAATGCAAATGGTGGTTTTCATAAAGGAACAGGCTATACAGGACGTTCAAACCCAACTGGTGATGCTTTTGATATTGATTATGTTGCTCATGAAATGGGTCACCAATTTGGAGGTTATCACACTCAAAGTAGTTCAAATTGTAGATCTGGAAGTGGATTAACAGAGGTTGAGCCAGGTTCAGGGTCTACTATTATGGGGTATGCCGGAATTTGTCCAACAAACGTTCAAAATAATAGTGATGCCTATTTTACATATGTAAATATTAGAGATATTATGGATAATGTAAAATTTGGCGTTAGTCAACCAACATTACCATTAACAAATTTTGCAAATAATCCACCTACAGCAGATGCAGGTAGAGATTATATAATCCCAAAATCAACTGCTTTTATGTTGGTTGGACAAGGTTCAGATCCTGATGGAAATCCAATTACCTATACTTGGGAACAAAATGACCCAGGAAATCCAAACTCTACTGCTGCGCCAACTCCAACTCGTGCTGTTGGTCCAATGTTTAGATCGATTTGGGGAACATCTTCTCCAATACGATATATGCCAAGTATGGCAACTGTGTTAACAGGTGCTACTTCTAATACTTGGGAGGTTTGTCCATCTGTAGCTAGAGACTTAAATTTTTCATTAACTGTAAGAGATAATGTTTCAGGAGTTGGGCAAACAGCAACAGATTTAATGAAAGTAACAGTTAATGGTGTTGCAGGTCCTTTTGTTGTAAATTCACCTAATACTGCCGTTTCTTGGCAAGCAGGTACCAATCAAAATGTTACATGGGATGTTGCGGGAACTGATGTAAACGGAATTAATGCAAAATATGTTGATATTTACTTGTCAACTAATGGAGGAACATCTTTTCCAATATTATTAGCAAGTAAAGTACCTAATGATGGTTCTGAGATAATTTCTGTTCCAAATACTGTTGGTACAACTAATCGAATTATGGTTAAAGGATGGGATAATATCTTTTTTGATGTTTCTAATTCGAATTTTTCTATTACAGCCCCAACGAGTACTATGAATATTTCGTTTAATGGAGTTGAAGGAGAACAAAATAAATCTATTTGTCAAGGTTCTTCTGTATCATATACAATTAATTATCAAGCATTAGGTGGTTTTTCTGGAACAACAACTTTTAGTGCTTCTGGAAATCCTGCAGGAACCACTGTTTCTTTTTCTCCAACTTCCATTTCAGCAAATGGAAATGTTGTTATGACAGTTTCTAATACAGCAGGAATTACTCCAAATGTATATGGAATTACAGTTACAGCTACTTCAGGTTCTGTTACAAAAAGCGCTATGTTTTACTTAGATTTGTTAAACGCAAACTTTGGAACTCCTAGTTTAACTTCTCCAGCAAATAATGCTGTAGGATTAGGAACAAGTTTTGATTTAACTTGGGTAGCAGATCCTAATGCTACATCTTATGATGTTGAAGTAGCAACAGATATTGCATTTACTAATATTTTTATAGCAACAAGTTCAAATACAAACTCCTTTTCGTTGTCTGGATTAGCTGAAGGCACTGTTTATTATTGGAGAATAAAACCTAAAAACTCAGGTTGTAGCGGAGTGTTTAGTACTGAAAGTAAATTTACAACAGGAGTTTGTTCAGGATCTTTGAATTCTATTGATGTGCCTTTGGTAATTGCCACAACTGCAAATGTTACTATAGAATCTACATTAAATATTCCTTCAGGGGTAGTAATTAGCGATATTAATTTAACGATGAATTTAACACATACATGGATAAATGATTTAACAGCAACTTTAATTTCACCTGCTGGAACTCAAGTTCAATTGTTCGCAAGACCATGTACAAGTGCTAATATTCAAAATATTGTGGCAACATTTGATGATTCAGGTTCTACTGTTGTTTGTGGATCAAACCCTGGAATTTCTGGTGTTGTTCAACCTACTCAGGCGTTGTCTGCTTTTAATGGCGAAAATTCAACAGGAACTTGGACATTAAGAATTTTAGACGCATTTAATCAGGATGGAGGATCTTTAGATAGTTGGAGTTTAAATATTTGTTCAGTTCAAACTTTAAGTGTTGATGAAAACGAATTAAGTATTGGAGATTTACTTGTTTATCCAAATCCAAATAATGGTAATTTTAATATTCAATTTACTTCAACATCAGGTAATGAAATTAAAGTTAATGTTCACGATGTGAGAGGTAGAGAAATTTTTAATAAATCATATAATTCAAATGGATTATTTAATGAGTCTTTACAATTAGAAAATGTTCAATCTGGTATTTATCTTGTTACAGTTCAAGATGGTTCTAGAAAAGAAGTTAAGAAAATTGTAATCCAATAA
- a CDS encoding reprolysin-like metallopeptidase, with the protein MMKKLQFLLIFVLFASLSFGQNKLWTKVSVEKLASHEKMERASVPTVYEIMHLDFNAFKQSLIGAPLDTEGIDSRTIVSFPNSNGELSNFKVFEAPIMEKGLADRYPDIKSYIAIGIDNPTVRLRFSVTLFGLHVMSTSSDEGTYYIDTYTKDLNNYIVYNRKNLHTVRTFACHFKDNHEEIAELNRSVLENQVLATDGTFRQYRLAMACTVEYATFHVNAAGLSAGTTTQKKAAVLAAMNVTMTRVNGIYERDMSLRMNLVANNDQIIFITSDSFSNDNAGLLINESQSIITSTIGTANFDIGHTVSTGGGGLAGLGVVCNAANKARGITGSPSPVGDPYDIDYVAHEMGHQFGGPHTFSSNDDTAGNCDSGNVSNANAVEPGSGSTIMAYAGICEENVQSNSDPYFHAVSIASMNAVMVGSGNCAPQAANGNNAPVISALSNYTIPKGTAFVLTGNATDANAGASLTYCWEQTNAAAGTNYPTATQTTGPVYRSINPSTSNKRYFPNFASVLSGNLTPTWEVTPNVGRTLNFALTVRDNQTPNGGQTARANMTVTTVAAAGPFTVTSPAANASWNTNSSQTVTWNVAGTNANGINTSNVNILLSTDDGATFTTLLANTPNDGSEVVTMPATAAVNCRILVEAVGNVYYAVSPNFSIGYVVSTTCMTYSNNTVLPVPDGGGNNVAGTVVSKTINVPGPSSTISDVNVTLGFAHSYIEDLVIAINHPDATQVLLWNRNCDNTPGSLEYVFDDAAATTVPTTGCTATSGTWKPNGLLSNFNGKNNDGTWTLLAVDYFTGDTGSIGNWSIEICTQTVTLNSESFGLENFSIYPNPNNGNFTIQFNSNSGNEIKVNVHDIRGREIFNKSYDNNGFFNENLQLDNVQSGVYLVTVEDGSRKEVKKIVIQ; encoded by the coding sequence ATGATGAAAAAATTACAATTTTTATTAATTTTTGTTTTGTTTGCAAGTTTATCTTTTGGGCAAAATAAATTATGGACTAAAGTTTCTGTAGAGAAATTAGCTAGTCATGAAAAAATGGAAAGAGCTTCGGTTCCTACTGTTTATGAAATTATGCATTTAGATTTTAATGCATTCAAACAATCCTTAATAGGAGCGCCTTTAGATACTGAAGGGATTGATTCAAGAACTATAGTAAGTTTTCCAAATTCAAATGGAGAACTTTCAAATTTTAAAGTTTTTGAAGCGCCAATTATGGAAAAAGGGTTAGCGGATAGATATCCAGATATTAAATCTTATATTGCAATTGGAATTGATAATCCAACAGTAAGATTAAGATTTAGTGTTACTTTATTTGGATTACATGTAATGTCAACTTCAAGTGATGAAGGCACCTATTATATTGATACATATACAAAAGATTTGAATAATTATATTGTATACAATAGAAAAAATCTTCATACCGTTAGAACGTTTGCATGTCACTTTAAAGACAACCATGAAGAAATTGCTGAATTAAATAGAAGCGTTTTAGAAAACCAAGTTTTGGCAACTGATGGAACTTTCAGACAATACAGATTAGCAATGGCATGTACAGTAGAGTATGCTACTTTTCATGTTAATGCGGCAGGTTTAAGTGCTGGAACTACTACACAAAAAAAAGCAGCAGTTTTAGCTGCAATGAACGTAACAATGACTCGTGTTAATGGTATTTATGAAAGAGACATGTCTTTAAGAATGAACTTAGTAGCAAATAATGACCAAATTATTTTTATTACTTCTGATTCATTTTCTAATGATAATGCAGGTTTGTTAATTAATGAAAGTCAATCAATTATTACATCTACAATAGGAACTGCAAATTTTGATATTGGACATACTGTGAGTACAGGTGGTGGAGGCTTAGCTGGATTAGGTGTTGTATGTAACGCAGCTAACAAAGCTAGAGGAATTACTGGTTCTCCTTCGCCAGTAGGGGATCCATATGATATTGATTATGTAGCTCATGAAATGGGGCATCAATTTGGAGGGCCTCACACTTTTAGTTCAAATGATGATACTGCTGGGAATTGTGATTCAGGTAATGTTAGTAATGCAAATGCTGTAGAACCAGGAAGTGGATCTACTATTATGGCTTATGCTGGAATATGTGAAGAAAATGTACAATCAAATTCTGACCCTTATTTTCATGCGGTTAGTATTGCAAGTATGAATGCAGTTATGGTAGGCTCAGGTAATTGTGCTCCTCAAGCAGCTAATGGTAATAATGCCCCAGTAATTTCAGCATTGTCAAACTATACAATTCCAAAAGGTACTGCGTTTGTATTAACTGGTAATGCAACTGATGCGAATGCGGGTGCTTCTTTAACTTACTGTTGGGAGCAAACTAATGCGGCTGCTGGAACAAATTATCCGACAGCTACTCAAACTACAGGGCCTGTTTATAGATCAATAAATCCATCAACATCGAATAAAAGATATTTTCCTAATTTTGCTAGTGTTTTATCAGGAAATTTAACACCAACTTGGGAAGTTACTCCTAATGTTGGTAGAACATTAAACTTTGCTCTAACAGTTAGGGATAACCAAACACCTAATGGAGGACAAACAGCTAGAGCAAACATGACAGTTACTACTGTGGCTGCCGCTGGTCCATTTACTGTTACAAGTCCAGCTGCGAATGCTTCTTGGAATACAAACAGTTCTCAAACTGTTACTTGGAATGTTGCTGGAACAAATGCAAATGGAATTAACACATCAAATGTAAATATTTTATTATCAACTGATGATGGAGCAACATTTACAACTTTATTAGCAAATACTCCTAATGATGGTTCTGAAGTTGTTACCATGCCAGCAACCGCTGCAGTAAATTGTAGAATTTTAGTTGAAGCAGTTGGAAATGTTTATTATGCGGTATCTCCTAATTTTTCTATTGGTTATGTTGTTTCAACTACATGTATGACTTACAGTAATAATACAGTGTTACCTGTTCCTGATGGAGGAGGTAATAATGTTGCCGGCACTGTTGTTTCTAAAACAATTAATGTACCTGGTCCGTCTTCTACAATATCTGATGTAAATGTAACTTTGGGATTTGCACATTCTTATATCGAAGATTTAGTTATTGCGATTAATCACCCAGACGCTACACAAGTTTTATTATGGAACAGGAATTGTGATAATACTCCAGGATCTTTAGAATATGTTTTTGATGATGCTGCGGCAACAACTGTTCCAACAACGGGATGTACAGCAACTTCAGGAACTTGGAAGCCTAATGGGTTACTTTCTAATTTTAATGGTAAAAATAATGATGGTACTTGGACGCTTTTAGCGGTTGATTATTTTACTGGGGATACTGGTTCAATAGGAAATTGGTCTATTGAAATTTGTACTCAAACAGTTACATTAAACTCTGAATCTTTCGGGTTAGAAAATTTCTCAATATATCCTAACCCTAATAATGGTAATTTTACTATTCAGTTTAATTCTAACTCTGGAAATGAAATTAAAGTAAATGTACATGACATTAGAGGTAGAGAGATATTCAATAAATCTTATGATAACAATGGATTTTTTAATGAAAATCTACAATTAGATAATGTTCAATCTGGTGTTTATTTAGTAACAGTTGAAGATGGTTCTAGAAAAGAAGTTAAGAAAATTGTTATCCAATAA
- a CDS encoding bifunctional riboflavin kinase/FAD synthetase: MKTYHSIFNFSSSKKTIVTIGTFDGVHIGHKSILDRLKNETNNGEFLSLVLTFFPHPRMVLNQDSSIKLLNTIEEKTTLLECYGIDALIIHPFDAAFSNLTAEEFVKSVLVNQLNVQKIIIGHDHRFGKNRTANIDDLINFGQKYNFNVEQIGAQEIDEIAISSTKIRKALLEGNITLANQFLGYSYFFSGKVIEGKKIGRTLGFPTANIEINENYKLLPKNGAYVISCNIDSSIYYGMMNIGNNPTIGNNEQSIEVHFFELNKNLYNENLEISILYYLRDEQKFSTIEDLKMQLEKDKNYSLNFINNLK; encoded by the coding sequence TTGAAAACATACCATTCAATATTTAATTTTTCTTCTTCTAAGAAAACGATTGTGACTATTGGAACATTTGATGGTGTTCACATAGGGCATAAGTCCATTTTAGATAGATTAAAAAATGAAACTAACAATGGTGAGTTTTTGTCACTTGTCTTGACATTTTTCCCTCATCCTAGAATGGTTCTTAATCAGGATTCCTCTATAAAACTTTTGAATACGATTGAGGAAAAAACTACTTTATTAGAATGTTATGGAATTGACGCTTTAATTATTCATCCATTTGATGCTGCATTTTCAAATTTAACCGCTGAAGAATTTGTTAAGAGTGTTTTAGTTAACCAATTGAATGTTCAAAAAATAATTATTGGCCATGACCACAGATTTGGAAAAAACAGAACTGCTAACATTGATGATTTAATTAATTTTGGACAAAAATATAATTTTAATGTTGAGCAAATTGGCGCACAAGAAATAGATGAAATTGCTATTAGTTCAACCAAAATCAGAAAAGCTTTATTAGAGGGAAATATTACATTAGCGAATCAATTTTTAGGATATTCTTATTTCTTTTCTGGAAAAGTTATTGAAGGAAAAAAAATTGGTAGAACTTTAGGGTTTCCAACGGCTAATATTGAAATAAATGAAAACTACAAATTATTACCTAAAAATGGGGCTTATGTGATTAGTTGTAATATTGATTCTTCGATTTATTATGGCATGATGAATATTGGAAATAATCCTACAATTGGAAATAACGAACAATCTATAGAAGTACATTTTTTTGAATTGAACAAAAATCTTTACAACGAAAATCTAGAAATTTCAATTCTATATTACTTACGTGATGAACAGAAATTCAGTACAATTGAAGATTTAAAGATGCAACTTGAAAAAGACAAAAATTATTCTTTAAATTTCATAAATAACTTAAAATAA